In Vanessa atalanta chromosome 19, ilVanAtal1.2, whole genome shotgun sequence, one DNA window encodes the following:
- the LOC125071523 gene encoding deoxyuridine 5'-triphosphate nucleotidohydrolase, translating into MPGNKDLRTLLKFTRLTDNAFPPVKGSDRAAGFDLKSAYDYKVPAKGKELVKTDLQIELPTGCYGRVAPRSGLAVKNFIDVGAGVIDEDYRGNVGVVLFNHSDQDFVVKKGDRIAQLICEVIFHPDLLEVENLTETKRANGGFGSTGTQ; encoded by the exons ATGCCTGGAAACAAAGATCTAAGAACACTTTTAAAATTCACACGCCTTACTGATAATGCATTCCCGCCTGTAAAAGGATCAGATCGTGCAGCAGGATTTGATTTAAAAAG TGCCTATGATTACAAAGTACCAGCAAAAGGCAAAGAATTAGTAAAAACAGATTTACAAATTGAATTGCCCACTGGTTGTTATGGACGAGTGGCACCTAGATCTGGCTTAGCTGTTAAAAATTTCATAGATGTTGGAG CTGGTGTTATAGATGAAGACTACAGAGGAAATGTTGGTGTAGTGTTATTTAATCACTCTGATCAAGACTTTGTGGTTAAAAAAGGTGATAGAATAGCTCAGCTTATATGTGAAGTGATTTTTCACCCTGATTTACTTGAAGTAGAAAACTTAACTGAAACAAAGAGGGCAAATGGTGGATTTGGCTCTACaggaacacaataa
- the LOC125071521 gene encoding ubiquitin-conjugating enzyme E2-17 kDa, producing the protein MSTPARRRLMRDFKRLQEDPPTGVSGAPTDNNIMIWNAVIFGPHDTPFEDGTFKLTIEFTEEYPNKPPTVRFVSKMFHPNVYADGGICLDILQNRWSPTYDVSAILTSIQSLLSDPNPNSPANSMAAQLYKENRREYEKRVKACVEQSFID; encoded by the exons ATGTCAACTCCTGCCAGAAGACGTCTGATGAGAGATTTTAAGCG cTTACAAGAAGACCCACCTACTGGTGTCTCAGGAGCTCCCACGGATAATAATATCATGATCTGGAATGCTGTGATATTTGGACCTCATGATACTCCATTTGAAGATGGAACATTCAAACTAACCATTGAATTTACAGAAGAATACCCCAATAAACCACCAACAGTTCGATTTGTATCCAAAATGTTTCACCCAAATGTATATGCTGATGGTGGTATTTGTTTAGACATATTACAAAACAGATGGAGTCCTACATATGATGTTTCAGCAATTTTAACTTCTATACAG TCTTTATTAAGTGATCCCAATCCAAATTCACCAGCAAATTCGATGGCTGCACAACTTTACAAGGAGAATCGACGAGAATATGAAAAAAGAGTCAAAGCATGTGTAGAACAGTCCTTTATTGATTAG
- the LOC125071464 gene encoding uncharacterized protein LOC125071464 has protein sequence MAGTKFCGSTSRLLLLSVPTFIMLSGAVVTEKTRSCYWCGPLAEQVHRSQRAPPCEAIDNQVTVCDPDFPYCAVIATSPPYVESRLCVKLYQDECYPLFCNSTKTWKMTCPCRGELCNGNNTEREDEAFAILAKLVTKTRTTRIKKRTQQSTAKFIPSGDVKTLIVTNISVIENNEINNNLDNNITGNVQVTEIMLSDEPVLQDMKRQDVSSSEMSSTLDGIKEIDRTTSTLDNAGDNNINTSPASKDVTTATEITKTEKMVDNIVKPSEELPAAEALQQNTTPKGSSEKTTLPTTSSYETTYQTTTDGDPETTTMNIQKKKNGGNKVYINIYIIFLTFIPLHIYKYSSSYLH, from the exons ATGGCGGGAACGAAGTTTTGTGGTTCTACTTCGAGATTACTTCTGCTGAGTGTTCCGACTTTCATTATGCTAAGTG GAGCCGTAGTGACGGAGAAGACTCGGAGCTGCTATTGGTGTGGGCCACTGGCTGAGCAAGTTCATCGAAGCCAGCGCGCTCCACCATGCGAGGCAATTGATAATCAAGTCACCGTCTGCGATCCCGACTTTCCATATTGTGCAGTGATAGCTACTTCGCCAC CATATGTCGAGTCAAGACTCTGCGTCAAACTCTACCAAGACGAATGCTATCCACTTTTCTGCAATTCAACTAAGACATGGAAAATGACTTGTCCGTGTCGCGGCGAATTATGTAACGGCAATAACACCGAAAGAGAAGACGAAGCTTTTGCCATTCTCGCAAAACTAGTGACTAAGACTAGAACTACCCGGATTAAGAAACGAACGCAACAAAGCACGGCTAAATTCATACCATCAGGAGATGTAAAAACTTTAATCGTCACAAATATATCtgttatagaaaataatgaaattaataataatttagacaaCAATATAACAGGTAACGTACAAGTGACTGAAATAATGTTATCAGATGAACCTGTGCTTCAAGATATGAAAAGGCAGGATGTATCTTCATCGGAAATGTCATCTACTTTAGACGGAATTAAAGAAATTGACAGAACAACATCTACTCTTGATAATGCGggcgataataatataaacacatcGCCAGCATCAAAAGATGTTACGACTGCAACCGAAATAACGAAAACTGAAAAGATGGTGGATAATATTGTAAAACCGAGTGAAGAGTTACCTGCAGCTGAGGCATTACAGCAAAATACAACCCCTAAAGGTTCTAGTGAAAAAACAACATTACCGACTACTTCAAGCTACGAAACAACTTATCAAACTACAACTGATGGTGATCCAGAGACCACAACGAtgaatattcaaaagaaaaaaaacggaggaaacaaagtatatattaatatatatattattttcctaaCATTTATTCcgttacatatttacaaatattcgtcGTCATATTTGCACTAG
- the LOC125071463 gene encoding coiled-coil domain-containing protein 174 translates to MNEQKEKKILFNKSTLLSLKAELLKKQEEIQEKKHLPQHNLENFKPSQSENKKNKTEGNNPTKKSLKDNLRAVDAEEFEACRRSKSALEKKAELYKHLTEGAGNSQLASNFLVDFKGKKQEALSKPEPKLEELEKILPFEDDDSQWTEFTDFLGRTRKCLKSDLEHYRKRDEELMKAMTNATKDEELDKEAPEPPQQPEKPFLVQKTNDYLQSLRDKWEQQERELLAKEKDIHYQDILFDEARIHGVGYYAFSTDETERRKQMEELVKRRQDTLRAQEQAEEIRKKRDELIAARVAAARARQRARAGLPPEDPEEKKKDFTTCLLEFLTKQKTEADKKAKEEEDKKREEKEKERQKFREAYIREWDVGKEGTNSNVKKFREMTQEEYVEQQRSKRNDDFAPPQTANSVKSKYSFDTRGNKIDSETTKNKSWSDVRPVNIPSPPIIGDISATQKGLYFSTKKDEIIVKYKNFVRAEEPIPINNELSDEEDSGMERNMPEKRKCDSGCIEVEPPPTYEYYGPTSKQTRREKPFTSDLKEAMAQGSKSLEPKESTRQLPKCYDFTFE, encoded by the exons ATGAACGaacaaaaagaaaagaaaatattgtttaataaatcgaca CTATTAAGCTTGAAGGCagaattacttaaaaaacaaGAAGAAATACAAGAAAAGAAACATCTACCCCAACACAATTTAGAGAACTTTAAACCTTCgcaatctgaaaataaaaagaataaaaccgAAGGAAATAACccaacaaaaaaaagtttaaaagataatttgagAGCTGTAGATGCTGAAGAGTTTGAGGCTTGTCGAAGGTCAAA ATCTGCATTGGAAAAGAAAGCTGAATTATATAAGCATTTAACTGAAGGTGCAGGTAACTCACAACTAGCTAGTAATTTCTTGGTTGACTTCAAGGGTAAGAAACAAGAAGCTCTATCAAAACCTGAACCCAAATTGGAAGAATTGGAAAAAATACTTCCATTTGAAGATGATGATAGTCAATg GACTGAATTTACTGACTTCCTCGGCAGAACTCGAAAATGTCTTAAATCTGATTTGGAGCATTATCGGAAGAGAGATGAGGAACTCATGAAGGCAATGACTAATGCAACTAAGGATGAAGAGTTGGATAAAGag gcaCCAGAACCTCCTCAACAGCCAGAAAAACCATTTTTAGTGCAAAAGACAAATGACTACCTACAGTCATTGCGGGATAAATGGGAACAGCAAGAGAGAGAGCTGTTAGCTAAGGAAAAAGATATCCATTACCAAGATATACTTTTTGatg aGGCGAGAATTCATGGTGTTGGCTATTACGCCTTTAGTACTGACGAGACAGAGCGCCGTAAGCAAATGGAAGAGCTTGTAAAGCGAAGGCAGGATACCTTGCGGGCTCAAGAGCAGGCAGAGGAGATACGAAAAAAACGCGACGAACTAATAGCGGCAAGGGTTGCAGCTGCGCGGGCTCGACAGAGAGCTAGAGCTGGCTTACCACCTGAGGATCCCGAAG AAAAGAAAAAAGATTTTACGACGTGTTTATTGGAGTttcttacaaaacaaaaaactgaAGCTGATAAGAAAGCCAAAGAAGAAGAAGATAAGAAAAGAGAAGAAAAAGAGAAAGAAAGGCAAAAGTTTCGTGAAGCTTATATACGCGAATGGGATGTTGGAAAAGAAGGTACTAATAGTAATGTGAAAAAGTTTAGAGAAATGACACAGGAAGAATATGTCGAACAACAAAGATCAAAGCGAAATGATGATTTTGCTCCTCCACAAACAGCAAACTCTGTTAAATCAAAGTACAGCTTTGATACACGAGGCAACAAAATAGACTCAGAGACTACCAAGAATAAATCTTGGTCAGATGTAAGACCAGTAAATATACCTTCACCTCCAATTATTGGTGATATTAGTGCAACACAAAAGGGACTGTATTTTTCGACCAAAAAAGACGAAATaattgtcaaatataaaaatttcgtgAGAGCTGAGGAACCTATCCCTATAAACAATGAATTAAGTGATGAAGAAGATTCTGGTATGGAAAGAAATATGCCTGAAAAGAGAAAATGTGATTCCGGTTGTATTGAAGTAGAACCACCTCCCACATATGAATACTATGGTCCTACTTCAAAACAAACCAGAAGAGAAAAACCTTTTACATCTGATTTAAAAGAAGCAATGGCACAAGGATCTAAGAGCTTAGAACCCAAAGAGAGTACTAGGCAATTACCAAAATGTTATGACTTTACTTTTGAATAA
- the LOC125071520 gene encoding RNA exonuclease 1 homolog, translated as MLPSTGYFKGINCPFYDSGLCERPYCHFRHVKKEPQNVCNDGMESGAILQKLVSAAVQKVLQQTESGTTSSTQVNSDIEANNLKPQSSKATYNPTPIAELNKINSTDSDNDDINEQKKRHIPVPYTPRKPASLPIKRPVDTNGSKLFTYLPPVKYTPGSETVPLDPYTPKGSSESKEKYLPGSEAEIPEYTLNETQNSKVNYIPSDKNVNKKKILEYKPTKVKGQLPSVTYQPTPKSLVPCFSSDEDEPNTKKRKLSNDLNGLDDLGPEFDILDQILDEEKSEKDIKNIPQKDSKECKENRHKTKSSKSDKHKNDPKKSDKDRSNKLIEKSSEKKDSQEKKTSSDKKSSHKSSSKDKNKSEKKDKSDKKSHSRDKSSDNSSKHSRSSSSKHSKHENKAKDVKRIDNNHHKSHHHYKESKEKREKHRKKHDKSATKIKSDKDDDHNYDELIEDELNELSESDEETIAQECKRIFEEYVPTKKINKIEPEKVENEIENEEIITQSKKRISRTVEKNIKILPKAPVKPDFKGNAAQAMAERLAKVREFHAAKSTNENVMSTNLVPKPDITKSNSKIRIAHVPYASTLLSAKKIIPSTINSAKQIDPSPSTSIQTVKKGTQRVAHIPNEKFIDRPGVLEPLGSKIPVNIRSTYLNLMIDHSLKIYISATDAYARAQHEELTTSKKCSTVQIYKNSAVLTISRLKKELQECNGVKKSGGDLSTLQRGGQQGTVSKSCTAGSWSIENKNRNNTVDTKQLTGSKLYNYIKKWILTEEQLIQNGYPRPHSSGVKGRAIIYGQNKQNPPKGLIRTCCRCKKNYTVDKKGFAAIKEECIYHPNNKYRVRGEARYQCCSQDGTSDGCCIASSHVYEYVDFENLKGYVKTLPPENIMEDYGVYSLDCEMCYTTQGLDLTRVTVIDAACKVVYETLIKPLHPIIDYNTRYSGITEEQMSEVKTTLLEVQATLLAMFTSQTILIGHSLESDFKALKLIHDTVIDTSVLFPHKMGPPYKRALRNLSSEYLKKIIQNSVDGHDSAEDASVCMELILYKVKEDLKTR; from the coding sequence ATGTTACCCTCAACGGGTTATTTTAAAGGGATTAATTGTCCTTTTTACGACAGCGGATTGTGTGAGCGTCCCTATTGCCATTTTCGTCATGTTAAGAAAGAACCACAAAACGTTTGTAACGATGGAATGGAAAGCGGTGCTATTCTTCAAAAACTAGTGTCAGCTGCAGTCCAAAAAGTTTTACAGCAAACAGAGAGTGGTACAACTTCATCGACGCAAGTTAATTCCGACATTGAGGCAAATAACTTAAAACCTCAGTCGTCTAAAGCTACATACAACCCTACACCTATAGccgaactaaataaaataaacagtacaGATTCCGATAATGATGACATTAATGAACAAAAAAAGAGACATATACCTGTGCCATATACACCGAGAAAGCCAGCCAGTTTGCCGATTAAGAGACCTGTAGATACTAATGGTTCGAAGCTCTTCACTTATTTACCACCTGTTAAGTATACCCCAGGTTCTGAAACTGTACCGTTGGATCCTTATACTCCAAAAGGATCGAGTGAATCAAAAGAGAAGTACTTGCCAGGATCAGAAGCTGAAATACCAGAATATACTCTTAATGAGACACAGAATTCCAAAGTAAATTATATCCCTTctgataaaaatgtaaataaaaaaaaaatattagagtaTAAACCAACAAAGGTTAAAGGTCAACTACCCTCTGTTACCTACCAGCCAACACCAAAATCATTAGTCCCTTGTTTTTCAAGTGATGAAGACGAACCAAATACGAAGAAAAGAAAACTTTCAAATGATCTTAATGGATTAGATGACTTAGGGCCAGAGTTTGATATTTTAGACCAAATTCTTGATGAAGAAAAGTCagaaaaagatattaaaaatataccacaAAAAGATTCTAAGGAATGTAAAGAAAACAGGCATAAAACCAAAAGCTCAAAATcagataaacataaaaatgaccCAAAAAAATCTGATAAAGATAGATCAaacaaattaatagaaaaatcaaGCGAGAAAAAGGATTCCCAAGAGAAAAAGACAAGTTCTGATAAAAAAAGTAGTCATAAAAGTTCAAGTAAAGATAAGAACAAGTctgaaaaaaaagataaatcagACAAAAAGTCTCATTCACGAGACAAAAGTTCCGATAATAGTTCTAAACATTCAAGAAGTAGTTCATCAAAACATtcaaaacatgaaaataaagCTAAAGATGTAAAGCGCATTGATAACAATCATCATAAATCGCATCACCATTACAAGGAATCAAAAGAAAAAAGGGAAAAACACAgaaaaaaacatgataaatctgctacaaaaataaaatctgataAAGACGATGATCATAATTATGACGAACTCATTGAAGATGAATTAAATGAGTTGTCTGAATCTGATGAAGAAACTATTGCACAAGAATGTAAAAGAATATTTGAAGAATATGTaccaactaaaaaaataaacaaaatagaaCCTGAGAAGGtagaaaatgaaattgaaaatgaagAAATCATAACACAAAGTAAAAAACGAATATCAAGAACTGttgaaaagaatattaaaatattacccaAAGCTCCAGTGAAACCTGATTTTAAAGGTAATGCTGCGCAAGCTATGGCAGAAAGATTAGCTAAAGTAAGAGAATTTCATGCAGCAAAAAGTACTAATGAAAATGTTATGTCTACAAATTTAGTTCCAAAGCCAGATATAACAAAGAGTAATTCTAAAATTCGCATTGCTCATGTTCCCTATGCATCAACACTGTTAtctgcaaaaaaaattattccttCTACCATAAATTCTGCCAAGCAAATAGACCCCTCTCCTAGTACATCTATACAAACTGTTAAGAAGGGTACCCAAAGAGTGGCACACATACCGAATGAAAAGTTTATAGATAGACCTGGGGTTCTTGAGCCACTTGGTTCAAAAATTCCAGTAAATATAAGGTCAACATATTTAAATCTGATGATCGAtcacagtttaaaaatatacatctcaGCAACAGATGCTTATGCCAGAGCCCAGCATGAGGAATTAACAACAAGTAAAAAATGTTCTActgtacaaatttataaaaattcagcTGTTCTGACAATtagtagattaaaaaaagaactacaaGAATGTAACGGAGTAAAGAAATCTGGTGGAGACTTATCAACACTACAAAGAGGAGGCCAACAAGGAACAGTAAGTAAATCATGCACAGCTGGTTCATGGAGCATAGAgaacaaaaatagaaataatactgTAGACACAAAACAGTTAACTGGTTCTAagctgtataattatataaaaaaatggattttaacAGAAGAACAACTAATACAAAATGGATATCCCAGACCACATAGCAGCGGTGTAAAGGGTAGAGCTATCATATATGGTCAGAATAAACAAAATCCACCAAAAGGATTAATAAGAACTTGTTgcagatgtaaaaaaaattatacagtaGACAAAAAAGGATTTGCAGCAATTAAGGAAGAATGTATTTACCACCCTAACAATAAATATAGAGTGCGGGGCGAGGCTCGCTATCAGTGCTGCAGTCAGGATGGAACTTCTGATGGTTGTTGTATAGCTTCAAGTCATGTTTATGAATATGTTGATTTCGAAAATTTAAAAGGTTATGTGAAAACCTTACCACCTGAAAACATAATGGAGGATTATGGTGTATACTCATTGGACTGTGAAATGTGTTATACAACACAAGGGTTAGATTTGACCAGGGTAACAGTGATTGATGCAGCATGTAAAGTAGTATATGAGACTCTTATCAAGCCTCTTCATCCAATTATTGACTACAATACAAGATATTCAGGAATCACTGAAGAACAAATGTCAGAAGTAAAGACTACACTTCTGGAAGTACAAGCAACACTACTTGCTATGTTTACTAGCCAAACTATTCTGATAGGTCATAGTTTAGAATCTGATTTTAAAGCACTCAAACTTATTCATGATACAGTTATTGATACTAGTGTACTATTTCCACACAAAATGGGTCCACCATACAAGAGAGCATTAAGAAACCTATCATcagaatacttaaaaaaaattattcaaaattctgTAGATGGTCATGATAGTGCTGAAGATGCAAGTGTGTGCATGGAGCTTAttctttataaagtaaaagAAGATCTTAAGACTAGATGA